The Plantactinospora sp. KBS50 sequence ACATCCTGTCCCGTTTCCCTTCGGACACCGGCGACCGTCGCCGTCTCGATCTGGTGAAGTGGCGGAGTGCACGAGCGCCCGCCCGAGGGGCGTGAGGAAGTAGAGCACCTCGTTGGCCAGCCGGCGGCTGTCCAGCAGCCCGGCCTCGCGCAGCACCGACAGGTGCTTGCTCACGGTGCTGGGGGCGAGGTCCTTGCGGCGGGCGACCTCGGTCGTGGTGGACGGGTCCAGGAGCGTGACCAGGATCGCGGCGCGGGTCGCGCCCAGAAGATCCCTCAGACCGTGCGGGTCGGCGACCCGATTGTCGATCATCGCGAGCGCGCCGACGCGCGCCGCCTCGTCCATCGGATAGACCAGCAGTGGCCGGGAGTCGGCCACCGGCACCAGGAACGGTTCCCCGTCGCAGAACACCGAGGGCAGCAGGGTCACCCCGTCGCCGTCCAGCGCCACCGCGGCGCCGCCGGGACCGGCCTCCAGTCGCGGCGGTCTCCAGCGCAGCACCGGCCCGAGCGCGCCGAGCAACTGGTGCGGCCCGCCGCTGAGCAGGGCGCGGGAGTGGGCGGCCCGCTCGGCGTCGACCGCGACCCGGAACTGGTTCCAGTACGGGGCTATCGCGGCCCAGTGGTAGCGCAGCAGGCCGGGCACCGGGCGCGCGCCGCCGCCGGCGGGGTCGCCCGGCCGGGGCTGGCCGGGATCACCCAGCCGGAGCCGATCCGGGTCCCCCGGGCGGGGTTGGCCCGGGTCCCCCGGGTGGGACTCGACCGGATCACCCGGGCGGGGCTGGCCCGTATCACCCGCGCGGGGCTCCGGCACCCGGACGGGCGCGTCGGGTTCGACCCGGGCGGCCTGATGCCACGGCCCGAGCATGCCGGCGATGAGGTGCACCGCGTCCGGGGTGGAGGAGACCTCGCCGAGCGTCTCACCCAGCATGGACGCCGGTGACGCCTCACCCGGTGGCATGCCGAGACGGGCGACGGTCCGGGCGTGCCAGAGCGCGTAGACGCGGCTCGGCCGCTGCGCGAGCATCCGCAGGCTGAGCAGGATCTCGACGGCCATGGACGGGCTTGGGGCGACGCCGACTCGGCAGATGTCGGCGTCCGTGAAGACGATGGTCGTCAATGTTGCTCCCGAGCTGGGCTACCTACGAGGTCACTGCGGTTGGCCCGGCCGTTGGCTGGCGGCCGCGTTGAAGTACCGGGCCAAGTACCCAGAGTCAACCGGGGTAACTCCTCGCCCGAGCATCGGTTGCGACGGAGGTTGCGGAGACGACGGCGGTTGCGACGGAGACGGCGGCGGATCCGGGCCGGGCGGCCACCACCTCCCGGCCGACCGGCGGCACGTTTCGCTCCGGGACGAATCCTGATCCAGGAGAGTCGATGAACAGGAACTTTGTCGGGTAGACGAATGTCATTGCGTCGATCGGACGATCCTCCATAGTCTCGGGGACAGGTTAATCGACCGAAAGGGCCATTGACACACTTCTTCGTCATGGCCCACCCCGCCGGACGCCCGACTGCGCGTACGGGGCGCCCTCGTGTCATCACATCCGGGCCCGCGACGTTGCGCGGCCACACCTAGGAGGATCCATGGGCCGATCCCCGCTCAGCATTCTTTCGGTAACCGATTTCAACGGACACCCGTTGCCGACGGAACTGCTGAACAAGACGTTCCACGAACTGATGGACGTGCACGGATACGTCTATCTGTGCAACGCGCCGGACGACTTCGACCCGGTCGGCTTCTGCCGCGGGCTCGGGCCGTTCATCCCCAACTACACCGGCGCCGTGGTCGGCGACGTACGCCCGGAAGCCGGCATGGACGACGTCTACCACGCCGGCAACACCCGCCCGCTGATGCCGCACACCGAGGGCTACGACTTCGAGATCGTCCCGCCCCGGTTCATCGCGCTGTGGTGTGTCACCCCGTGCCGGGGAGAGGGCGGAGAAACCACCCTCATGGACGCCCGCGCGTTCGTCCAGACCCTCTCCGACGAGGAACGCGACCACCTGAACAACCACGTGTACGACTGGAAGACCACGGACGGCATCCGCCGCATGGGGCTGGACCTGCACACCCGCCACCCCGTTCTCGAGGACCACGCCGACGGGCAGATCGTCCGCTTCTCCTGCAACAACCTGATCCGCGCCGACGACGATCCGGCGGCCGCCATCCAGGAAAAGGTCAAGCGGTACTTCGACCAGCATCACATCGCGGTGAACTACGAACGCAACGACATGCTGGTCTGGGACAACTGGCGGATGTTGCACTCCCGTACCGCCTTCAACGACCGGCACCGCCATCTGCGCCGCATTCAGGTCGGCACGGTCATCACCGACGCCCCCAGCGAGCCGCCGGCTCGCGAGCTGGTCACGGCCTGAACTACTCCGAGACGAGGACGCTGATGTTCCGTACCATGATGAAGTCGAAGATCCACCGGGCCACCGTGACGCAGGCAGATCTGCACTACGTCGGCTCGCTCACCCTCGCGCGCGATCTCATGGAGGCCGCCGACCTTTATGCCGGTGAGCGTGTCGACATCGTCGACATCAACAACGGTACGCGCCTGTCCACGTACGTCATCGAGGGTCCGCCGCACACCGGAGTGGTCGGAATCAACGGCGCCGCGGCACGGCTGATCTCGCCCGGTGATCTCGTGATCATCATCGCCTATGGCACCTACAGCGATCAGGAGCTGGAGTCACTGCGCCCCCGGGTGGTCCTCGTCGATGACCGCAACCGCGTCAGCGACCTGGGTTCCGACCCGGCGCAGGCCATCCCCGGCACCGCCACCATGCGCGGAGACCTCGTCGCGCTGCACTGACCGGGATCGGGCTCCGTGCCGTGTCACGCTCCGTGCCGTGTCACGGAGCCCCGCCCGGGTGACCGAACGACCGGCCGGAGCGCGCTGAGCCGGGCACCGCAACCCCGTCCCATGTGATTGGGAGAAGCCATGACGACGACCGTCCCTCGCGAGACCACCCTCGACGCGGCGCTGACCCACTACCACCCGAGGATCCAGGACGCGCTGCACCGGATCCGGGCGCAGACCCCGCCGGCGCCCGGCTTCAACCCGGGCTACGAACTGCCGGCGCCGGACGAGCGGCTCAACGAGTTCTTCGCGCCGTCCGCGCTTCGGGTCGCCGAACTCGGCGGGTACGGCTCCGCCCGGCTGCGGCTGCTGGACCTGATGGCCAACCCGGCCACCCGGACGACCAAGACGATCGCCTCGCTGGTGATGGTGGCCCGCGCGGCCCAGTACATCCGCCGCACCGGCGAGTCCATCCTCATCGTGACGCCGACCTCGGCCAACAAGGGCACCGCGCTGCGCGACGCCGTCTTCCGCGCGATCGACTGCGGCCTCGTTCCCGCCGACCGGCTCCAGATCGTGACCGTGGCACCCCGCTCGTCGCGCCACAAGCTGTGGTGCTCCGGCCTGGACCGCGACCCGACGCTGGCCCGGCGGAACCCGATCGCGCTCTACGGCGGGGACGACGCCGCCGGGGTGAAGCGGATCGCCGCGCAGTTCGTCGCCGGTCACCCGGGCGGCCCGGCCGCTCGCCGGCCCCACGTCTGGTACAGCCTCGACATCAACAACTACCGGGTCGCCGACGCCGTCCGGGCGTTCTTCGAACTCGACTTCCTCCCGCCCGAGCCGGGCGTGCGGCGCACCCACGCGCACTCGGTGTCCAGCGCCTACGGGCTGCTCGGGCACCACTTCGGCCGCCAACTGCTCGGCGCGCCGCAGCCCGCGCCGGCGTACTTCCTGGTCCAGCACCTCGGCACCCCCGACATGGTGCTGCACCTGCGGCACGGGCGGGTGGACCCCGCCGACCGGCCCGGGTACGAGCAGGACGCCGGGACCGGTCTCTTCCGGCAGCGGCACGACCCGCGCTTCCCGGCGGTCACCTACGACCCGGCCGAGGAACTGGACCCCACCTTCTACACCCACAATCCGCCGACCTCGCCGCAGATGGACGCCGTCATCGCGGCGCAGGGCGGCGACGGCATCGTCGTCTCGCTCCACGAGTGCATGCAGCGCTACCCGTGGATCCGGCACCGGCTGGCCGACGCCGGCGTCGCGCTGCCGGCCGATCCGCGCCGGCTGCGGGAGTGGTCGCTGGTCATGGCGCTCACCGGGGTGTGCAACGGGCTGGACCGCGGACTGGTCCAGGCAGACGAGGTGGTGGTGCACGGCTCGGGCTGCTACGGGCTCGACGATTTCGACCCGCCGCCGGCCGGACAGATCAGGCCGGTCCGGGACGTCGACGGGTTGGCCGCCGTCATCGACCGGGCAGTCGGGGCGCCGGCATGACCGCCTCCTGGCCGCGGCGCCTGGCGTACGCCTGGCAGAACAGCGCCCACCCGGGCGTGCTGGCCGCCCGCCGGGTCACCGACCGCGACAGCAGGCCGGCCTGGCCGGCCGTGCGGACCGAGTTCCCGCGCGCCGGGCTCACCGTCCTGCACGCCGGCATCGACGAGGTGTTCACCAACACCGCACCGCTGATCGGACGCCTCGGCGAAGCCGCCCTCGGCCCGGCGGTGGCCGGCCCGCGGCATCTCGTGCCGCGCGCCCGGCTCGGCCGGGAAACCGATGCCGACCTGCTGGCGATCGGCTGCCACCGGTCCCGCGTCGACCGGCTCGCCGGCGCCGGGTCGCTGGTGCTGCCGTTCCGCGTCCATCTCGTCGTGGCCGTCGACGCCGACCTGGAGGCCATGCGGCGGCGGATCTCCAAGCGGGAACGCTGGGAGTTCAACCGCAACCGGCGGCGCCACGGGTGGACGGTGCGGGTCAGCCGGGACCCGGCGGACTACCGGCACTTCTATCACCGGATGCACCGGCCCACGATGGCCAACCGGCACGGCGAACACACCCGCACCGAGCGGGCCGACACCGCCTACCACGGGATCTTCCGGCAGGGGTTCGTCTTCCTGGTGGAGCGGGCCGGCACGGCGGTGGCCGGCGCGCTGTGCCGGTGGGACCCGGCCACCGGCACGCTGACCACCCGGCTGCTCGGCGTCCTGGACGGCGCGCCGGAACACTACGCCGACGGCGCCTTCAAGGCCGTCTACCACCTGCTGCTGGAGTGGTGCTGCCGGCACGGCGCCCGGCGGCTGGACTTCTACGGCACCGAGGCGTTCCTGGCCAAGGGGATCTTCCAGTGGAAGCGCAAGTTCCACCCGCACGTCGTGCTGGCGCCCAACCACCACGCAGAGAAGCGGCTGCTGCTGCGGGCCACCCGGGACACCCCGGCCGTCCGCGACTTCCTGGCCGCCAACCCGGTGCTGGAGATGGTCGGGGACACCGGGCTGCGGGCCGTCTGGTTCCACGACGACACCCGGCCGGTCCGCAGCGGCATCAGCTGCGACCTGCCCGGCGTACCGGAGGAACACCGGCATCTGGACGCGGTGCTGGCGGCCCTGCCGCGCACGCCGGAGCACCGCGAACCGGGCGCCGGCCAGAGGAGAGAACATGCCTGCCGATAGCTGGTACGGGCCGGTCCAGTACCGCCGGCCGCCCGGCCACAGCACGGCGGCCCTGCGCGACGCGCTGCGCCGGGAGCTGACCAACACCGGGATGCTGCCCGCACGGCAGTTGCCGATGGGTCCCTTCGTCATCCCGTCGACGGCGTACAGCGAGGTCCTGCGCGCCGCGCGGATCCTGCTCGACCTGTGCCGGCGTACCCTGCAGGCCCTCGCTCCGGACGTCGCGGGCCGGCTGCGGGCGCTCGGCGCCGACCCGCAGGACTACCCGCTCTTCGTCGACGACGACCTGATCGAGGAGGAGTTCGCGGCGTGCGTGGCGCGTCCGGACGTCGTCGTGGGTGCGGACGGACCCCGATTCGTCGAGATCAACACCAGCGGTGCGGTCGGCGGCGTGGTCGAGACCCACCTGCTGCTGCGGGTGTGGCGGGCGGCGTTCGCCGGCTCCGGCGGCCCGCCACTGGTCGCCGGCGACCCGCTCGACGCCCGCGCCGCGCTGTTCCGCGACGCCTGCGACAGCCTGGGCGTGGAGCGCCGGCTGCTCTGGGTCGGCAGCCGGCGCGACCTGCCGCACGCGGCCACCGACCGGCTGTTCGACGTCGAACTGGAGTACCTGTCGGCGCGGGGCTTCGCGACCCGGCACGTCGAGCCGGAGGACCTCGTCGACGAGGTGCTCGCCGACGGTGGCTGCGCCTATCCGCTGGGGCTGCGGCAGTTCACCATCCCCGAGTGGCGCGAGCTGGACATCGACATCGAACCCGTGCGGCAGGTGCTCAAGGCGGGTTGCCTGCTGCTGCCGACGCAGAGCGCCGGGCTGCTGGACCACAAGAAGGTGCTGGCGATGCTCTCGGCCGGTCCGCCCTGGCTGAGCGCGGCCGAGCGGGCGTTCGTGACCCGGTACGTGCCGTGGACCCGGGTGCTCGTCGACGGCCCGGCGCGGTGGCGGGGTGCCCGTGTCGGGCTCGCCGACCTGGTCGACCGGCAACGCGACCGGTTCGTCCTCAAGCGCGGCGAGGGGATGAAGGGCCTGCAGGTCACCATCGGCCGCGAGTGCGACCCGGCCCGCTGGCGCGCCGCCGTGGACGCCGCGCTCGCCAACGGCGACAGCGTCGTGCAGGAGTACGTCGAGCCGGTCCGCTGCGACCTCGAGATCAGCGACGGCGACCACGAGACGGCGCTCCGGTCGGTGGCCCCGGTGCTGAGCCCGTTCGTCTGCGGCGGCCGCGCCGCCGGCATGTGGGCACGCTTCCTGCCGGCCGACCGCACCGACGGCGTGGTCAGCCGGGACGGGTACGGCGCCATGGAGAACCTGGTGGTGGCGCAGCCATGATCCGGACCGTCGCCTCCGTGCTGGTGGTCGGAACGGGCGCCTTCGGCCGCAACGTGTGCCGCTCGCTGGCCCGGTCGGTCAGCCGGCCGACCGTCATCGACGTGGCCGGACGGGACCCGGTCGCGGCGGCCACCGCGGCCGGCCTCGGCGCGACGCACGCCCGGCTGGCCGGCGCCCCGGTGCGGTTCCGCCCGGTCGTGGCGCCCCTGGAACCCGACGCCGACCTGCGGCCGCTGCTCGCCCGGCTGTCACCGGACGTCGTGCTGCTCTGCGCCTCGCTGCACCCGCCGGCCGAGTCACGACGGGACGACGCCTGGAGCGACCTGCTGCGCCAAGCCGGATTCGGCGTCACGCTCCCGTTGCAGGCGGCGCTCGCCGAGCGGGTCGCCGCCGACTACGCGGCCACCCACCCCGACCCCACCCTCATCAACGCCTGCTTCCCGGACGCCGTGAATCCCCTGCTCCGCCACCGCGGGCTGCCGGTGCTGTGCGGGCTCGGCAACGTGGCGGCGCTGGCCCTGGGGGTACGGGACCAGCTCGGCGTCGCCGACCCGGCCCGGCTCACGATGCTGGCGCACCACGCGCACCTGCACCGCCCGTCCGACCCCGCCGCCGAGGCCGTCGGCTGGCTGGACGGGCGACCGCTCGGCGGTCTGCGGCGGACGCTGGAACCGATCCGCCGGCTCCCCCGCGACCTGCTCAACGAGCTGAGCGCCTGGGCCAGCGGACCGCTGGTCGCGGCCGTCGTCCAGGACGAGATGTACGTCGGACACCTGCCCGGGGTGTGCGGCCTGCCCGGTGGCTATCCGGTGGCCGTCACCGGCCGGTCGGTGGCGCTGCGGCTGCCCGGCGGCATGTCCGAACGCGCCGCGATCCGCTGGAACGAACGGGCCGCCGAACTCGACGGCGTGGCGATCGGCGCGGACGGGCGGGCGACGTTCACCGAACCGGTCGTGACCGCTCTCCGGCGCTGGTGGCCCGCGGCCCCGGCCGCCGTCGACCCGGACGAACTGCCGGGCCTGCGCGCCGAACTGCTGGCCCTGCGGCACAGGTTGCGCGGCCGCCCCGCGGGCGGCGGGTGCGGCGGCCGTACCGCCGCTCCCCTTGAACCCACCCGCATCGGATGACCACAGGAGGACGTTGTGTGCGGAATCGTTGGTTGGGTCGACTTCACCATGGACCTGCGGTCGGAGCGGCAGACCCTGGAGGCGATGACCGAGACGATGCGGGCGCGTGGCCCGGACGACGGCGGGCTGTGGTGCGGCCCGCACGCCGGGCTCGGCCACCGGCGGCTGTCCATCATCGACCTGGCCGGCGGCCGGCAGCCCTTCATCGACGAGGACGACGCGCGCCGCGCGCCGGTGGTGCTGGTCTACAGCGGTGAGGTCTACAACTTCCGCGAACTGCGCGAGACGCTCGTCCTGCGCGGTCACCGGTTCACCACCCGGTCCGACACCGAGGTCGTGCTGCGCGCCTACCAGGAGTGGGGGCCGGCCTGCGCCGAGCACCTCAACGGCATGTTCGCGTTCGCCATCTGGGACGCGGCGCGGGAGGCCCTCGTCCTCATCCGGGACCGCATCGGCGTCAAGCCGCTCTACTACCACACCTATCCGGGCGGGCTGCTGTTCGCCTCGGAGCCCAAGGGCATCCTCGCCAATCCCCGCTTCACCCCGGTGGTCACCGAGGAATCGCTGCCGGTCCTGCTCAACGCCCGGCTGGCGATGCCCGGGGAGACCCCGCTGGACGGCCTGCGCGAGGTGCGGCCCGGCCACATCGTCCGATTCGACCGGCACGGCGCCTGCGAGTACCCGTACTGGCGGCTGGTGAGCCGGGAACACCGGGACGACCTGGATCGGTCCGTGGGCACCGTGCGGGAACTGCTTGAGGACATCGTCGAACGACAGTTGATCGCGGACGTCCCGCTGTCGGCGATGCTCTCCGGCGGGCTCGACTCGACCACGATGGCGGCGCTGGCCGTGCGCAGCCGGGAACGGCGCGCGGAGGAGCCGTTGCAGACGTTCTGCGTGGACTTCGTCGGCGACGAGGAGCACTTCCGCCCGACCCGGCTACGGCCCGAACGCGATGCGCCGTACGCCCAGCTCGCGGCGAAACACCTCGGCACCGACCACCACGAGATCCGGCTGAACACCGCCGAGGTGATCGCCGCGCTGCCGACCGCCCGGCGGGCCCGGGACCTGCCCAGCCTCGGCCAGTTCGACACGTCGATGCACCTGCTGTTCGCCGCCATGCGCGAGCGGTCCACCGTCGCGCTGTCCGCCGAGGCGGCCGACGAGATCTTCGGCGGCTATCCCTGGTACCACGACCCGGCCATGGTCGACCGGGACCGCTTCCCGTGGATCGGGGACGCGCCGCGGCTGGCCGACTGCCTCGCCCCCGACCTGCACGCCCGGGTGCGGCCGGCCGACGCCGAGGCGGACCGCTACCAGACCCTGCGGGCCCGGGTGCCGCGCCTGCCCGGCGAGACCGGCCTCGACGCGCGGATGCGCGAGGTGCTCTACTTCAGCCTGCTCGGCCCGTTGCAGTATCTGCTGGACCGCAAGGACCGGATGAGCATGGCGGTCGGCCTTGAGGTACGGGTGCCCTTCTGCGACCACCGGCTCGTCGAGTACGTCTGGAACGTGCCGTGGTCGATGAAGACCGCCGACGGGCACTGGAAGAGCCTGCTGCGGCTGGCCGCCGCCGACCTCGTGCCGGCCGAGACCCTGCAACGGCCCAAGAGCGGCTACCCCGGCACCCACGATCCGAGCTACGAGGCCCGGGTGATGGCCACCGTCCGGCGGGTGCTCGCCGACCCGGACTCACCGCTGCACGGCGTCTTCGACGCCGGCCGGATCGACGCCACGGTGAACGCCGCCGGCTCGACGATGACCTGGCTGAACGCCTCGCACCTGCTGCTGCCGATCGTCGAGATCGACAGCTGGATGCGCACCTACGGGGTCGTGCTGAAGTAGCCCGCCCGACAACCCGCACCACCGCACCGCCCGCACCGACCTTCGGGAGGACTCCGATGACCACGAACGCCCTCCACGCCCGGCACACCGCCGTCATGCCGAGCTGGCTGACCACGTACTACGAGCGCCCGCTGGCCCTCGTGCAGGCCGCCGGCCGGCATGTCACCGACCAGGACGGGAACCGCTATCTCGACTTCTTCGGCGGCATCCTGACCACGTCGGCCGGCTACGACGTCGCCGAGATCCGCGAGCGGGTCCAGCGGCAACTCGCCACCGGCGTCGTACACACCTCGACGCTCTATCTCATCGAGTCCCAGGTGGCCCTCGCCGAACGGATAGCCGACCTCGCCGGCATCGAGGATCCGGCGGTCTTCTTCACCAACTCCGGCACCGAGGCCAACGAGACCGCGCTGCTGGCCGCGACCTGTCACCGCGGCAGCGGGCACGTCGTGGCCCTCACGGACAGCTACCACGGCCGGTCGTTCGGGGCGATCGGGATATCCGGTCTG is a genomic window containing:
- a CDS encoding winged helix-turn-helix domain-containing protein, which codes for MTTIVFTDADICRVGVAPSPSMAVEILLSLRMLAQRPSRVYALWHARTVARLGMPPGEASPASMLGETLGEVSSTPDAVHLIAGMLGPWHQAARVEPDAPVRVPEPRAGDTGQPRPGDPVESHPGDPGQPRPGDPDRLRLGDPGQPRPGDPAGGGARPVPGLLRYHWAAIAPYWNQFRVAVDAERAAHSRALLSGGPHQLLGALGPVLRWRPPRLEAGPGGAAVALDGDGVTLLPSVFCDGEPFLVPVADSRPLLVYPMDEAARVGALAMIDNRVADPHGLRDLLGATRAAILVTLLDPSTTTEVARRKDLAPSTVSKHLSVLREAGLLDSRRLANEVLYFLTPLGRALVHSATSPDRDGDGRRCPKGNGTGCSPPSLSTTST
- a CDS encoding TauD/TfdA family dioxygenase yields the protein MPTELLNKTFHELMDVHGYVYLCNAPDDFDPVGFCRGLGPFIPNYTGAVVGDVRPEAGMDDVYHAGNTRPLMPHTEGYDFEIVPPRFIALWCVTPCRGEGGETTLMDARAFVQTLSDEERDHLNNHVYDWKTTDGIRRMGLDLHTRHPVLEDHADGQIVRFSCNNLIRADDDPAAAIQEKVKRYFDQHHIAVNYERNDMLVWDNWRMLHSRTAFNDRHRHLRRIQVGTVITDAPSEPPARELVTA
- the panD gene encoding aspartate 1-decarboxylase, whose amino-acid sequence is MFRTMMKSKIHRATVTQADLHYVGSLTLARDLMEAADLYAGERVDIVDINNGTRLSTYVIEGPPHTGVVGINGAAARLISPGDLVIIIAYGTYSDQELESLRPRVVLVDDRNRVSDLGSDPAQAIPGTATMRGDLVALH
- a CDS encoding DUF6002 family protein; the protein is MTTTVPRETTLDAALTHYHPRIQDALHRIRAQTPPAPGFNPGYELPAPDERLNEFFAPSALRVAELGGYGSARLRLLDLMANPATRTTKTIASLVMVARAAQYIRRTGESILIVTPTSANKGTALRDAVFRAIDCGLVPADRLQIVTVAPRSSRHKLWCSGLDRDPTLARRNPIALYGGDDAAGVKRIAAQFVAGHPGGPAARRPHVWYSLDINNYRVADAVRAFFELDFLPPEPGVRRTHAHSVSSAYGLLGHHFGRQLLGAPQPAPAYFLVQHLGTPDMVLHLRHGRVDPADRPGYEQDAGTGLFRQRHDPRFPAVTYDPAEELDPTFYTHNPPTSPQMDAVIAAQGGDGIVVSLHECMQRYPWIRHRLADAGVALPADPRRLREWSLVMALTGVCNGLDRGLVQADEVVVHGSGCYGLDDFDPPPAGQIRPVRDVDGLAAVIDRAVGAPA
- a CDS encoding GNAT family N-acetyltransferase, giving the protein MTASWPRRLAYAWQNSAHPGVLAARRVTDRDSRPAWPAVRTEFPRAGLTVLHAGIDEVFTNTAPLIGRLGEAALGPAVAGPRHLVPRARLGRETDADLLAIGCHRSRVDRLAGAGSLVLPFRVHLVVAVDADLEAMRRRISKRERWEFNRNRRRHGWTVRVSRDPADYRHFYHRMHRPTMANRHGEHTRTERADTAYHGIFRQGFVFLVERAGTAVAGALCRWDPATGTLTTRLLGVLDGAPEHYADGAFKAVYHLLLEWCCRHGARRLDFYGTEAFLAKGIFQWKRKFHPHVVLAPNHHAEKRLLLRATRDTPAVRDFLAANPVLEMVGDTGLRAVWFHDDTRPVRSGISCDLPGVPEEHRHLDAVLAALPRTPEHREPGAGQRREHACR
- a CDS encoding potassium transporter TrkA produces the protein MIRTVASVLVVGTGAFGRNVCRSLARSVSRPTVIDVAGRDPVAAATAAGLGATHARLAGAPVRFRPVVAPLEPDADLRPLLARLSPDVVLLCASLHPPAESRRDDAWSDLLRQAGFGVTLPLQAALAERVAADYAATHPDPTLINACFPDAVNPLLRHRGLPVLCGLGNVAALALGVRDQLGVADPARLTMLAHHAHLHRPSDPAAEAVGWLDGRPLGGLRRTLEPIRRLPRDLLNELSAWASGPLVAAVVQDEMYVGHLPGVCGLPGGYPVAVTGRSVALRLPGGMSERAAIRWNERAAELDGVAIGADGRATFTEPVVTALRRWWPAAPAAVDPDELPGLRAELLALRHRLRGRPAGGGCGGRTAAPLEPTRIG
- the asnB gene encoding asparagine synthase (glutamine-hydrolyzing); amino-acid sequence: MCGIVGWVDFTMDLRSERQTLEAMTETMRARGPDDGGLWCGPHAGLGHRRLSIIDLAGGRQPFIDEDDARRAPVVLVYSGEVYNFRELRETLVLRGHRFTTRSDTEVVLRAYQEWGPACAEHLNGMFAFAIWDAAREALVLIRDRIGVKPLYYHTYPGGLLFASEPKGILANPRFTPVVTEESLPVLLNARLAMPGETPLDGLREVRPGHIVRFDRHGACEYPYWRLVSREHRDDLDRSVGTVRELLEDIVERQLIADVPLSAMLSGGLDSTTMAALAVRSRERRAEEPLQTFCVDFVGDEEHFRPTRLRPERDAPYAQLAAKHLGTDHHEIRLNTAEVIAALPTARRARDLPSLGQFDTSMHLLFAAMRERSTVALSAEAADEIFGGYPWYHDPAMVDRDRFPWIGDAPRLADCLAPDLHARVRPADAEADRYQTLRARVPRLPGETGLDARMREVLYFSLLGPLQYLLDRKDRMSMAVGLEVRVPFCDHRLVEYVWNVPWSMKTADGHWKSLLRLAAADLVPAETLQRPKSGYPGTHDPSYEARVMATVRRVLADPDSPLHGVFDAGRIDATVNAAGSTMTWLNASHLLLPIVEIDSWMRTYGVVLK